One genomic segment of Nerophis lumbriciformis linkage group LG20, RoL_Nlum_v2.1, whole genome shotgun sequence includes these proteins:
- the lhx2b gene encoding LIM/homeobox protein Lhx2b isoform X1: MDILAYRSEENSYNILPSAATMLFHGLPGGDVHGVMEEVDRRGKSESAAISSAIDMGDKETAVPCMTTERVALCAGCGRKISDRYYLLAVDKQWHMRCLKCCECKLNLESELTCFSKDGSIYCKEDYYRRFSVQRCARCHLGISASEMVMRARDLVYHLNCFTCSTCSKMLTTGDHFGMKDSLVYCRLHFETLVQGDYQAHFNHTDVQAPHKGLGPANTLGLSYFNGVGTVQKGRPRKRKSPGPGSELAAYNAALSCNENDSESMDRDSQYSSSQKTKRMRTSFKHHQLRTMKSYFAINHNPDAKDLKQLAQKTGLTKRVLQVWFQNARAKFRRNLLRQESTGADKTSDGSTLQGGTPSGPASELSNASMSPSSTPTTLTDLTNPSMPTVTSVLSSVAGGLDVHECRSPSQTTLTSLF; the protein is encoded by the exons aTGGACATCTTGGCTTATAGATCGGAAGAGAACAGTTACAATATCCTCCCATCGGCGGCAACCATGCTCTTCCACGGCCTGCCCGGAGGGGACGTGCACGGCGTGATGGAGGAGGTGGACCGGAGGGGGAAGAGCGAGTCGGCGGCCATCAGCTCCGCCATCGACATGGGGGACAAGGAGACG GCCGTGCCGTGCATGACCACGGAGCGGGTGGCCCTGTGCGCCGGCTGCGGCAGGAAGATCTCGGACAGGTACTACCTGCTGGCCGTGGACAAGCAATGGCACATGCGCTGTTTGAAGTGCTGCGAGTGCAAACTCAACCTGGAGTCCGAGCTCACCTGCTTCAGCAAGGACGGAAGTATTTACTGCAAGGAGGACTACTACAG AAGATTTTCGGTGCAGAGATGCGCTCGGTGCCACCTGGGCATCTCGGCCTCGGAGATGGTGATGCGGGCCCGGGACCTGGTCTACCACCTGAACTGCTTCACCTGCTCCACCTGCAGCAAGATGCTGACCACCGGGGACCACTTTGGCATGAAGGACAGTCTGGTGTACTGCCGGCTGCACTTTGAGACTCTCGTCCAGGGGGACTACCAGGCGCACTTTAACCACACGGACGTGCAGGCCCCGCACAAAGGCTTGGGCCCGGCCAACACTCTCGGACTATCCTACTTTAACGGCGTGGGGACAGTACAGAAAGGCCGGCCCAGGAAGCGGAAGAGCCCCGGGCCCGGGTCGGAACTGGCGGCTTACAACGCAG CGCTGAGCTGCAACGAAAATGACAGCGAGTCCATGGACCGGGACTCGCAGTACAGCTCCAGTCAGAAGACCAAGCGCATGCGTACGTCCTTCAAGCACCACCAGCTCAGGACCATGAAGTCCTACTTCGCCATCAACCACAACCCAGACGCCAAGGACCTCAAGCAGCTGGCCCAGAAGACTGGGCTCACCAAGCGGGTCTTACAG GTGTGGTTCCAGAATGCTCGGGCCAAATTCCGGAGGAATCTTCTGCGACAAGAAAGCACGGGTGCAGACAAGACATCCGACGGCTCCACGCTGCAGGGCGGGACCCCATCCGGCCCTGCCTCCGAGCTCTCCAACGCCTCCATGAGCCCCTCCAGCACTCCCACCACCCTGACAGACTTGACCAACCCCAGCATGCCCACGGTCACCTCGGTTCTCAGCTCGGTGGCGGGCGGCCTGGACGTCCACGAGTGCCGCAGCCCGTCACAGACCACGCTGACCAGCCTTTTCTGA
- the lhx2b gene encoding LIM/homeobox protein Lhx2b isoform X2 yields MDILAYRSEENSYNILPSAATMLFHGLPGGDVHGVMEEVDRRGKSESAAISSAIDMGDKETAVPCMTTERVALCAGCGRKISDRYYLLAVDKQWHMRCLKCCECKLNLESELTCFSKDGSIYCKEDYYRFSVQRCARCHLGISASEMVMRARDLVYHLNCFTCSTCSKMLTTGDHFGMKDSLVYCRLHFETLVQGDYQAHFNHTDVQAPHKGLGPANTLGLSYFNGVGTVQKGRPRKRKSPGPGSELAAYNAALSCNENDSESMDRDSQYSSSQKTKRMRTSFKHHQLRTMKSYFAINHNPDAKDLKQLAQKTGLTKRVLQVWFQNARAKFRRNLLRQESTGADKTSDGSTLQGGTPSGPASELSNASMSPSSTPTTLTDLTNPSMPTVTSVLSSVAGGLDVHECRSPSQTTLTSLF; encoded by the exons aTGGACATCTTGGCTTATAGATCGGAAGAGAACAGTTACAATATCCTCCCATCGGCGGCAACCATGCTCTTCCACGGCCTGCCCGGAGGGGACGTGCACGGCGTGATGGAGGAGGTGGACCGGAGGGGGAAGAGCGAGTCGGCGGCCATCAGCTCCGCCATCGACATGGGGGACAAGGAGACG GCCGTGCCGTGCATGACCACGGAGCGGGTGGCCCTGTGCGCCGGCTGCGGCAGGAAGATCTCGGACAGGTACTACCTGCTGGCCGTGGACAAGCAATGGCACATGCGCTGTTTGAAGTGCTGCGAGTGCAAACTCAACCTGGAGTCCGAGCTCACCTGCTTCAGCAAGGACGGAAGTATTTACTGCAAGGAGGACTACTACAG ATTTTCGGTGCAGAGATGCGCTCGGTGCCACCTGGGCATCTCGGCCTCGGAGATGGTGATGCGGGCCCGGGACCTGGTCTACCACCTGAACTGCTTCACCTGCTCCACCTGCAGCAAGATGCTGACCACCGGGGACCACTTTGGCATGAAGGACAGTCTGGTGTACTGCCGGCTGCACTTTGAGACTCTCGTCCAGGGGGACTACCAGGCGCACTTTAACCACACGGACGTGCAGGCCCCGCACAAAGGCTTGGGCCCGGCCAACACTCTCGGACTATCCTACTTTAACGGCGTGGGGACAGTACAGAAAGGCCGGCCCAGGAAGCGGAAGAGCCCCGGGCCCGGGTCGGAACTGGCGGCTTACAACGCAG CGCTGAGCTGCAACGAAAATGACAGCGAGTCCATGGACCGGGACTCGCAGTACAGCTCCAGTCAGAAGACCAAGCGCATGCGTACGTCCTTCAAGCACCACCAGCTCAGGACCATGAAGTCCTACTTCGCCATCAACCACAACCCAGACGCCAAGGACCTCAAGCAGCTGGCCCAGAAGACTGGGCTCACCAAGCGGGTCTTACAG GTGTGGTTCCAGAATGCTCGGGCCAAATTCCGGAGGAATCTTCTGCGACAAGAAAGCACGGGTGCAGACAAGACATCCGACGGCTCCACGCTGCAGGGCGGGACCCCATCCGGCCCTGCCTCCGAGCTCTCCAACGCCTCCATGAGCCCCTCCAGCACTCCCACCACCCTGACAGACTTGACCAACCCCAGCATGCCCACGGTCACCTCGGTTCTCAGCTCGGTGGCGGGCGGCCTGGACGTCCACGAGTGCCGCAGCCCGTCACAGACCACGCTGACCAGCCTTTTCTGA